In the genome of Sporichthyaceae bacterium, the window GTGCAATATCCGAGTCCTGAGTGGAGTCTCGTGGTATTATAGCGGAGCTCGATGTACTGGGCGATGTCGGCCCGCTGCCGTGTCGGGTAGACCGTGCGGTGCACGCGTTCGTTCTTCAGTGTAGCGAAGAACGATTCCGCCATAGCGTTATCATAGCATTATCCGGCTAATGATCTTGCTTCCCGCGGTTTGGCCGGTTAACGCGCTTCAGCGTTTGCGCACGGTGAGGTGTCGGAGTTGTTCTTCGTGTTTGCGGACCCGGTCGGCGATGGCGTCGATGGTGGTGCGCAGGGTGGCGATCTCGTCGGTGAGGCCGGTGAGGGTCCCGCTGGTAGCGGCGCGGTGTCGGTGTTGGTCGATGACCGCGCGCAGGGTGGGGTCGCGGTAGAGGGTGGTGCGGCCGATGCCGGCGGCGGCGGCGACGGCGACGGCGGTGACCCGTTGGCCGTTGTGGTGGAGTTGCGCGCAGGCGCGCTCGACCCGGTTGAGGGCGTTGGTGCTGGTCATCCGGTGTGGGCCTCGCTGATCAGGGTGTCGAGTTGGGTGATGAGGCGGCGGTGTCGTTCGGCTTCGGTGATCCAGCCGCGTTTCTCGGCGTCGGCGGCGAGTGCTTCGGCGTCGACGCGCTGCGCGGCGAGGACGGGCAGCGAGCTGGGTTCGGCATGGAAGCTGGGGCAGTGTTCGCAGATGTTGGCGTAGGTGCAGGCGCCTTGGGCCGGTGCGCGCAGGCAGAACCCGCCGGCCAGCCGGGATTTGAGCAGCGGGGTGTCTTTCCAGTCGGCTCCGCCGGTGATGTCGGCCAACGGCAGGTTGATCCTGCCGGTCACCGGCGTGCGGGCCTGCTGTTTGGCCAAGTCGAGGGCGCGTTCGTATTCGGCGCGGACGGTGGTGTCGAACAACCGGCCGTAGCGCAGGCTCATCTCGGCGGACATGTGTCCGAGCAGCGCCATCAGCGCCTGCAACGAGACCCCGGCGTTGACCAGGGCGGTGGCGTAGGTGTGGCGCAGCTGGTGCGGGGTGATGTGGTCGAGCCCGGCGGCCTTGGCGGCCCGGTCGAGCTCGGCGCGGACCGCGTTCTGTGACAGCCGTCGTCCGTGGTGGGTGAACAGGAACTGCGCGGGCCGCCGGTAGCGGGGGTGCGGCATCGGGCGCCCGTGGCTGCGGATCTCGGTGATCTGGTCGATCAGCCCGAGGATCTCGGTGTCGAGCGGGACCATCCGCTCGGTGTCGAGCTTGCCGAGCGGGACCTTCAGCCAGCTGCCGTGACCGGGTAGTTCGTGCACGCAGTCCAGCTCGAGGTCGAGCAGCTCCCCGATCCGCAGCCCGCAGGATCGTTGCAGTTGCAGCGCGGCCGCGGCCAGTGCATTCCCGGGATGTTCGACCAGCACCTGGGTGAGCCGGCGGTCGACGTCGACGGGCAGGTAGCGGGGCAGCACCTGCGGGAGCTTGGGGATGTCGTCGCGGAAGACGAGCTTGCGCGGTGGCGCTTCCGGCCAGCCCCACTCGGTGATGTCGGTCAAGAACCCGGCCAGCGCGAGCACGCGGCGGGATCGGTCCGCGACGGTGATCAGCTCGTCGTTCTTGGAGTTCACCGCGTCGACCAACCAGGTCAGGTAGGGCTCGATGTGGGTGCGCCGGTCGAGATGGGCGATCGAGTCCAGTCCGGGATCGACGTGGGCGAGGAACACCCCGAAGTGCTTGAGCCGGGTCGCGATCGCCGACACGGTCTTGGGCTG includes:
- a CDS encoding tyrosine-type recombinase/integrase, whose amino-acid sequence is MTACAPGDRPGAALRAAYLDYLARSGRGNTAYWQAARVFFRRWPDPRRWAEQPLTARLAAGSATRPIITFLMLHRVLQPGYDYLLERKLSSLWREINDSPLGADLERFMTAAAELGFTERVRFATGSQVPARLLIQTGRRLDQLTILDLETFTAACHDRHERTGKGHHHYLAALSNAQRVLFHLGILDQLPRSGGPVPFVERLAEVRPPIRATLIAYLERKRATCQPKTVSAIATRLKHFGVFLAHVDPGLDSIAHLDRRTHIEPYLTWLVDAVNSKNDELITVADRSRRVLALAGFLTDITEWGWPEAPPRKLVFRDDIPKLPQVLPRYLPVDVDRRLTQVLVEHPGNALAAAALQLQRSCGLRIGELLDLELDCVHELPGHGSWLKVPLGKLDTERMVPLDTEILGLIDQITEIRSHGRPMPHPRYRRPAQFLFTHHGRRLSQNAVRAELDRAAKAAGLDHITPHQLRHTYATALVNAGVSLQALMALLGHMSAEMSLRYGRLFDTTVRAEYERALDLAKQQARTPVTGRINLPLADITGGADWKDTPLLKSRLAGGFCLRAPAQGACTYANICEHCPSFHAEPSSLPVLAAQRVDAEALAADAEKRGWITEAERHRRLITQLDTLISEAHTG